The Brachybacterium huguangmaarense genome contains a region encoding:
- the rpsA gene encoding 30S ribosomal protein S1, whose amino-acid sequence MTSVTDSSTPQIAINDIGDADDLMAAIDSTIKYFNDGDIVEGTVVKVDRDEVLLDIGYKTEGVIPSRELSIKHDVDPGEIVEVGDEVEALVLQKEDKEGRLILSKKRAQYERAWGTIEQIKEDDGVVTGTVIEVVKGGLIVDIGLRGFLPASLVEMRRVRDLQPYVGQEIEAKIIELDKNRNNVVLSRRAYLEQTQSAVRSDFLQTLQKGQVREGVVSSIVNFGAFVDLGGVDGLVHVSELSWKHIDHPSEVVEVGQPVKVEVLDVDMDRERVSLSLKATQEDPWQLFARTHAIGQVVPGKVTKLVPFGAFVRVEDGIEGLVHISELAQRHVDLPEQVVTVDQDVFVKVIDIDLERRRISLSLKQANEGVDPEGDDTTFDPALYGMAAEYDENGEYKYPEGFDPETNEWLEGYETQREQWEAEYAKAYERWTQHKAQVAEAIRADEESATSGSSSSTSNSAPSQASYQSTSSDEGTLASDEALAALREKLTGNA is encoded by the coding sequence ATGACCAGCGTGACCGACTCTTCCACGCCCCAGATCGCCATCAACGACATCGGCGACGCCGATGACCTCATGGCCGCGATCGACTCGACCATCAAGTACTTCAACGATGGCGACATCGTCGAGGGCACCGTGGTGAAGGTGGACCGTGACGAGGTGCTCCTCGACATCGGCTACAAGACCGAGGGCGTCATCCCCTCCCGCGAGCTGTCCATCAAGCACGACGTGGACCCCGGTGAGATCGTCGAGGTCGGCGACGAGGTCGAGGCCCTCGTCCTCCAGAAGGAGGACAAGGAAGGCCGTCTGATCCTGTCCAAGAAGCGCGCCCAGTACGAGCGCGCCTGGGGCACGATCGAGCAGATCAAGGAGGACGACGGCGTCGTCACCGGCACCGTCATCGAGGTCGTCAAGGGCGGTCTCATCGTCGACATCGGCCTACGCGGCTTCCTCCCGGCCTCCCTCGTGGAGATGCGCCGCGTCCGCGACCTCCAGCCCTACGTGGGCCAGGAGATCGAGGCCAAGATCATCGAGCTGGACAAGAACCGCAACAACGTGGTCCTCTCCCGCCGCGCCTACCTCGAGCAGACCCAGTCCGCCGTGCGCTCCGACTTCCTGCAGACCCTGCAGAAGGGCCAGGTCCGCGAGGGCGTCGTCTCCTCGATCGTCAACTTCGGTGCGTTCGTGGACCTCGGCGGCGTGGACGGCCTCGTGCACGTCTCCGAGCTGTCCTGGAAGCACATCGACCACCCGAGCGAGGTCGTCGAGGTCGGTCAGCCGGTCAAGGTCGAGGTCCTGGACGTCGACATGGACCGCGAGCGCGTCTCCCTGTCGCTGAAGGCGACCCAGGAGGACCCGTGGCAGCTGTTCGCGCGGACCCACGCGATCGGCCAGGTCGTGCCCGGCAAGGTCACCAAGCTCGTCCCGTTCGGCGCGTTCGTGCGCGTCGAGGACGGCATCGAGGGCCTCGTGCACATCTCCGAGCTCGCCCAGCGTCACGTGGATCTGCCCGAGCAGGTCGTCACGGTCGACCAGGACGTCTTCGTCAAGGTCATCGACATCGATCTCGAGCGTCGCCGCATCTCGCTGTCGCTCAAGCAGGCCAACGAGGGTGTCGACCCCGAGGGCGACGACACCACGTTCGACCCGGCCCTGTACGGCATGGCCGCCGAGTACGACGAGAACGGCGAGTACAAGTACCCCGAGGGCTTCGACCCGGAGACCAACGAGTGGCTCGAGGGCTACGAGACCCAGCGCGAGCAGTGGGAGGCGGAGTACGCCAAGGCGTACGAGCGCTGGACCCAGCACAAGGCGCAGGTCGCCGAGGCGATCCGGGCCGACGAGGAGTCCGCGACGTCGGGCAGCAGCT
- a CDS encoding class I SAM-dependent methyltransferase translates to MLAPEERSRWGGGRTDQRPLADRPGADGSSGDADYGSIGPGYARYRQPEPAFVDAIRAALSDARTLVNIGAGAGSYEPDHLAVTAVEPSAAMRAQRPPGAAPVVDAVAEDLPFADRAFDAALASFTLHQWRDLHRGLREVRRVTRGPIVILTCDPAALERSWLGDYAPEVIATEAGRYPAIAAVRSGLGGTVTVRRLPIPLGCVDGFSEAYYGRPEALLDPGARRANSAWSFVGREVEVRFARALRANLASGAWDDRYGHLRTLPTFDGSLRFVVGRP, encoded by the coding sequence GTGCTGGCGCCCGAGGAGAGATCCCGGTGGGGTGGAGGCAGGACAGATCAACGACCCCTCGCCGACCGCCCCGGCGCGGACGGAAGCTCCGGCGATGCGGACTACGGCTCGATCGGCCCCGGCTACGCGCGGTACCGACAGCCGGAGCCGGCATTCGTCGACGCCATCCGCGCCGCCCTCAGCGACGCACGGACCCTCGTCAACATCGGGGCCGGCGCCGGCTCGTACGAGCCCGACCACCTCGCGGTCACGGCGGTCGAGCCGAGCGCCGCGATGCGGGCCCAACGCCCTCCCGGGGCGGCACCGGTGGTCGACGCCGTCGCGGAGGACCTCCCGTTCGCCGACCGGGCCTTCGACGCCGCGCTCGCGTCGTTCACCCTGCACCAATGGCGGGACCTGCATCGCGGCCTGCGCGAGGTGCGCCGGGTGACCCGTGGGCCGATCGTGATCCTCACGTGCGACCCCGCCGCGCTCGAGCGCTCCTGGCTGGGCGACTACGCACCCGAGGTGATCGCCACGGAAGCCGGCCGCTACCCCGCGATCGCGGCGGTGCGGTCGGGCCTGGGCGGCACCGTGACGGTCCGACGGCTGCCGATCCCGCTGGGCTGCGTGGACGGCTTCTCGGAGGCCTACTACGGTCGCCCGGAAGCCCTCCTCGACCCCGGTGCACGTCGCGCGAACTCCGCATGGAGCTTCGTGGGCCGCGAGGTCGAGGTCCGCTTCGCACGCGCGCTGCGCGCGAATCTCGCCTCCGGGGCGTGGGACGACCGGTACGGGCACCTGCGGACCCTGCCGACGTTCGACGGCTCCCTCCGGTTCGTCGTGGGGCGCCCGTGA
- a CDS encoding GlxA family transcriptional regulator: MLVLPGAKALDVGIAAHVFAKRPSMPYDVRVCGERAGTIDGWNGLAYAVDHGLETLAWADTVLVPGHRNPADTTTPPGVITAQRAAHERGTRIAAISTGAFTLAAAGLLDGRRATTHWHYTRVLREQHPRVDVDENVLFVDAGQVLTSAGAASGIDLCRHLLRRDHGVALANQVARRLVSAPYRSGGQAQYVPRSIPEPLGDVFAATRAWALEHLDDDLTLTALARQANVSARTFSRRFAADTGITPMQWVLRARVDRARELLERTDLAVTRIAELTGLRSDTSLRRHFGALLGTSPSAYRAAFRE; the protein is encoded by the coding sequence GTGCTCGTCCTCCCCGGCGCGAAGGCTCTCGACGTCGGCATCGCGGCGCACGTCTTCGCGAAACGGCCGAGCATGCCGTACGACGTGCGGGTCTGCGGCGAGCGGGCCGGCACGATCGACGGCTGGAACGGGCTCGCCTACGCCGTCGACCACGGCCTCGAGACCCTCGCCTGGGCGGACACCGTGCTCGTGCCGGGGCACCGGAACCCGGCCGACACCACCACGCCGCCCGGCGTGATCACCGCCCAGCGAGCGGCGCACGAGCGCGGCACACGGATCGCCGCCATCTCCACCGGCGCCTTCACCCTCGCCGCCGCCGGACTGCTCGACGGCCGTCGAGCCACGACGCACTGGCACTACACGAGGGTGCTCCGCGAGCAGCACCCGCGGGTCGACGTCGACGAGAACGTGCTCTTCGTCGACGCCGGTCAGGTCCTCACGAGCGCGGGTGCGGCGAGCGGCATCGACCTCTGCCGACACCTCCTCCGGCGGGACCACGGCGTCGCGCTCGCCAACCAGGTCGCACGACGGCTCGTGAGCGCCCCCTACCGCAGCGGCGGGCAGGCCCAGTACGTGCCCCGCAGCATCCCCGAGCCCCTGGGCGACGTCTTCGCGGCGACCCGCGCCTGGGCGCTCGAGCACCTCGACGACGACCTCACGCTCACCGCGCTCGCCCGCCAGGCGAACGTGTCTGCCCGCACCTTCTCGCGCCGCTTCGCCGCGGACACCGGCATCACCCCGATGCAGTGGGTGCTGCGGGCCCGCGTCGACCGCGCCCGCGAGCTCCTCGAACGCACCGACCTGGCCGTCACCCGGATAGCCGAGCTCACGGGCCTGCGCTCCGACACCAGCCTGCGCCGGCACTTCGGAGCGCTCCTCGGCACCTCGCCGAGCGCCTATCGCGCCGCCTTCCGGGAGTGA